The Planococcus donghaensis genome contains a region encoding:
- a CDS encoding small multi-drug export protein, with the protein MITEYFLVFLGAAIPWFEIAVVIPLGIVWGLSPFWVMVLAFVGNMVTVLALIIGFDRFKIWYTKRQEAKGKAVSKKSERAKKIWNRYGLPGLALLGPILIGTHIAAFIGMTLGATKKNTTVWLTISIAAWTLAFGLLTALGFDFFTDKI; encoded by the coding sequence ATGATTACTGAATACTTCCTAGTTTTTTTAGGAGCAGCCATTCCTTGGTTTGAAATCGCCGTAGTTATTCCGCTTGGCATCGTTTGGGGCTTGTCGCCCTTTTGGGTAATGGTTTTGGCGTTTGTCGGCAACATGGTAACAGTGCTCGCTTTGATAATTGGTTTTGACCGATTCAAGATTTGGTACACGAAACGCCAAGAAGCAAAAGGCAAAGCAGTATCGAAAAAAAGTGAGCGCGCTAAAAAAATCTGGAATCGATATGGCTTGCCTGGTCTTGCGTTGCTTGGTCCCATTTTAATCGGCACGCATATTGCCGCGTTTATCGGGATGACACTTGGTGCAACCAAAAAGAACACGACTGTTTGGTTGACGATCAGCATTGCTGCGTGGACGCTAGCGTTTGGACTATTAACAGCACTAGGTTTTGATTTCTTCACGGATAAAATCTAA
- a CDS encoding nuclease-related domain-containing protein yields the protein MHKKGLVLLTQTESLERLLYRLPEHHPQRQFLQIELYRSAAGKRGEDRLVRKLVEFSPDENYRFMQNVCLSLGDWKIQIDGLLLTERGAIVIESKNISSQLYFDNLTGEFARTDLEGVRTVMEDPTTQLNKNIRFLTKFFKIHKINLPIKGIVVFTSKQCEFVAKPQNNLVCKTYQLIDYLFNILNSFPEMTTQPHLSKIEKILQKHQSPYKRIPLCQLYTIAFSELRTGIYCATCKNHQMIRKKRCGWICEVCQSVDPLALEITVQEYFSLVHTQLSNKQLRQFCNLESPYVASRLLSTFDFETTGALRNRTYQLKNKN from the coding sequence ATGCACAAAAAAGGACTCGTTTTACTCACTCAAACAGAGTCACTCGAAAGGTTATTATATCGATTGCCTGAACATCACCCGCAACGCCAATTTCTGCAAATCGAGTTGTACCGAAGTGCTGCAGGAAAGCGAGGAGAGGACAGGCTCGTACGAAAGTTAGTTGAATTTAGTCCAGATGAAAATTACCGTTTTATGCAGAATGTTTGTTTGTCGCTTGGCGATTGGAAAATCCAAATAGACGGATTATTGCTGACAGAACGTGGCGCGATTGTTATAGAGTCAAAAAACATTAGCAGCCAGCTGTATTTTGATAATCTAACAGGCGAATTCGCTCGGACCGATTTAGAAGGTGTACGTACGGTGATGGAAGATCCCACGACTCAATTAAACAAGAATATTCGCTTTCTTACAAAATTCTTTAAAATCCACAAAATCAATTTGCCAATCAAAGGAATCGTCGTTTTCACTTCCAAACAATGTGAATTTGTTGCGAAGCCGCAAAATAACCTAGTTTGCAAAACCTATCAATTGATTGATTATTTATTCAACATACTCAACTCTTTCCCCGAAATGACTACCCAACCCCATTTGTCAAAAATCGAAAAGATTCTTCAAAAACATCAATCTCCCTATAAACGCATTCCTTTGTGTCAGTTGTATACGATCGCTTTTTCTGAGCTACGCACCGGTATTTATTGTGCTACTTGCAAAAATCATCAGATGATCAGGAAAAAACGATGCGGCTGGATATGCGAGGTGTGCCAATCGGTAGACCCACTCGCGCTGGAAATTACGGTTCAAGAATACTTTTCGCTCGTTCATACTCAATTGAGTAATAAGCAATTAAGGCAGTTTTGTAATCTAGAATCTCCATATGTAGCCTCACGTTTGTTGTCAACTTTTGATTTTGAAACGACTGGGGCATTACGCAACCGAACTTATCAATTAAAGAATAAAAACTAG
- a CDS encoding DUF3169 family protein — protein MKSDFRMQYPLWMMGFIVVLGMFLFGVSSPTTTIVNSEREQSFLLELGPIGGLFAIGAVILYFLMMIVFYTQLKRHNKKNPSEKISIFPIRPPEYLEQDEGMTHITRKASQKVYTFMSWSLPLLAVFAMFSPFTRIYTVFAILVIALIQYGIYYREIRKHLKEEDE, from the coding sequence ATGAAAAGTGATTTTCGCATGCAGTATCCACTGTGGATGATGGGATTTATTGTGGTACTAGGAATGTTCTTATTTGGAGTCAGTTCTCCAACGACAACTATTGTCAATTCGGAAAGAGAGCAGAGTTTTTTGCTCGAGCTTGGACCAATCGGCGGATTGTTCGCTATTGGAGCCGTCATCCTATACTTCCTGATGATGATTGTTTTTTATACCCAATTAAAACGTCATAACAAAAAGAATCCTTCAGAAAAAATATCAATTTTTCCAATCCGTCCTCCTGAATATTTAGAACAAGATGAAGGGATGACACACATTACACGAAAAGCATCTCAAAAAGTATATACTTTTATGTCTTGGAGTTTGCCGCTTCTTGCAGTATTTGCAATGTTTTCACCTTTTACTCGTATTTACACCGTTTTTGCGATTTTAGTGATCGCTTTAATTCAATACGGCATTTATTACCGAGAAATTCGCAAGCATTTAAAGGAGGAAGATGAATGA
- a CDS encoding helix-turn-helix transcriptional regulator: MLKNRVKELRARYGFTQSDLGKQVNVTRQTIAFIEKGEFSPSITLSLKLAKALQTNVNDLFWLEEDEEHEK; the protein is encoded by the coding sequence ATGCTCAAAAATCGTGTAAAAGAACTCAGGGCTCGGTACGGCTTCACACAAAGTGATCTTGGCAAACAAGTAAATGTCACACGGCAAACCATTGCTTTTATTGAAAAAGGGGAATTTTCACCTTCCATTACACTTTCGTTAAAACTAGCAAAAGCGTTACAGACAAATGTAAACGACTTATTTTGGTTAGAGGAGGACGAGGAACATGAAAAGTGA
- a CDS encoding CvpA family protein translates to MLNILLLVLLIGGIIVGAKRGFVVQLIHMVGFVIALVVAYKYYKPLSEYFVLWIPYPAINENSQFTLVVDQLDLDQTFYQLLAFAVIFFVVKFALQLLASMFDFLKYLPVLGFFSKILGAALGFIEAYILLFIFVYVFALLPMDAVQNQLENSGIAQAMLEHTPYFSEKVKEWWYIYM, encoded by the coding sequence ATGCTTAATATACTTTTACTCGTCTTACTGATCGGTGGCATCATCGTGGGCGCAAAAAGAGGTTTTGTTGTCCAGTTGATTCATATGGTTGGCTTTGTAATTGCTTTAGTCGTGGCTTATAAATACTATAAACCTTTATCTGAATACTTTGTTCTATGGATTCCATATCCAGCTATCAATGAAAATTCCCAGTTTACGCTAGTAGTCGATCAATTGGACTTAGACCAAACATTTTATCAACTATTAGCATTCGCGGTTATTTTCTTTGTGGTTAAGTTTGCGTTGCAATTGCTTGCATCCATGTTTGATTTTTTAAAGTATTTACCGGTACTTGGCTTTTTCAGCAAAATACTTGGTGCAGCATTAGGGTTTATCGAAGCATACATACTATTATTTATTTTCGTTTATGTATTTGCGTTGCTTCCAATGGATGCAGTGCAAAACCAATTAGAGAATTCCGGAATTGCCCAAGCGATGCTTGAGCATACACCTTATTTCTCGGAGAAAGTAAAAGAATGGTGGTATATTTATATGTAG
- the pheS gene encoding phenylalanine--tRNA ligase subunit alpha — protein MEAQLQELKTQALEKIAEASTVKELNDVRVAYLGKKGPITDLLKGMGKLPAEERPKMGALVNVVREEVTTQLEARMVLLEEEAINAKLQSETIDITLPGRPVKTGNAHPLTRVVEEIEDLFISMGYEVAEGPEVEKDYYNFEALNLPKGHPARDMQDSFYITEDVLLRTHTSPVQARTMEAKGGEPIKIICPGKVYRRDSDDATHSHQFTQIEGLVIGEDIRMSDLKGTLSVFAKKMFGDDREIRLRPSFFPFTEPSVEMDISCFKCGGSGCNVCKKTGWIEILGAGMVHPNVLEMAGYDSKRLTGFAFGMGPERIAMLKYGVEDIRHFYTNDVRFLSQFQRTEL, from the coding sequence ATGGAAGCACAATTGCAGGAATTGAAAACACAAGCGCTTGAAAAAATTGCCGAAGCATCAACGGTTAAAGAACTTAATGATGTTCGTGTGGCGTATTTAGGGAAAAAAGGACCGATTACGGATTTATTGAAAGGCATGGGAAAACTTCCAGCTGAAGAACGTCCGAAAATGGGTGCTTTAGTCAATGTAGTACGTGAAGAAGTAACAACGCAACTAGAAGCTCGCATGGTTCTTTTAGAAGAAGAAGCAATCAATGCGAAATTGCAAAGTGAAACAATTGATATCACATTGCCAGGACGTCCTGTGAAAACAGGGAACGCACATCCGTTAACGCGTGTTGTCGAGGAAATTGAAGATTTATTCATTTCAATGGGTTACGAAGTGGCAGAAGGTCCAGAAGTTGAAAAAGATTATTATAACTTTGAAGCGCTAAACTTACCGAAAGGTCACCCGGCTCGTGATATGCAAGATTCCTTCTATATAACAGAAGATGTTTTACTGCGTACGCATACTTCTCCTGTACAAGCACGGACAATGGAAGCAAAAGGCGGAGAGCCGATTAAAATTATTTGTCCGGGTAAAGTATACCGCCGCGATAGCGATGACGCGACGCACTCACACCAATTCACACAAATCGAAGGATTGGTGATTGGAGAAGATATCCGCATGAGCGACTTGAAAGGAACACTTTCTGTGTTTGCTAAGAAAATGTTCGGCGATGATCGTGAAATTCGTCTTCGTCCAAGTTTCTTCCCATTCACTGAGCCTTCTGTTGAAATGGACATTTCATGCTTTAAGTGTGGCGGCAGTGGTTGCAACGTCTGCAAAAAAACAGGCTGGATTGAAATTCTGGGCGCTGGAATGGTACATCCAAATGTTCTTGAAATGGCCGGATATGACTCGAAACGTTTAACTGGATTTGCTTTTGGTATGGGTCCAGAACGTATTGCAATGTTAAAATATGGCGTCGAAGATATCCGTCATTTCTACACAAACGATGTTCGCTTTTTATCTCAATTCCAACGTACAGAACTTTAA
- the rnhC gene encoding ribonuclease HIII translates to MSNTVLKLSEERLLQVIDHYQKNKVASKNPYARFSAKLPDTVVTVYTSGKVMFQGNGADREAAKWGTVPASTKIVSTKGDKLPEGFAKQSVLGSDETGTGDFFGPITVAACFVPADKVELAYELGVKDSKQLTDDWMRKVAPDLKRAFAHSVLTLKNDKYNKVQAQGWSQGKIKALLHNQALKHVLAKIAPEKPDAILIDQFAERAIYYKHIKDETEIVRENVLFSTKAEGLHVSVACASIIARVAFLDEMDRMSAEAGVTLPKGAGKIVDEAAAKILLKHGEDYLKGLTKFHFANTKKAIVLAEKRRK, encoded by the coding sequence ATGTCTAACACAGTTCTGAAACTATCCGAGGAACGTCTTCTCCAAGTGATTGACCATTACCAAAAAAACAAAGTGGCATCCAAAAATCCATATGCGCGTTTCAGCGCAAAATTACCAGACACTGTGGTGACCGTATATACATCTGGAAAAGTCATGTTTCAAGGAAACGGTGCAGACCGTGAAGCCGCAAAATGGGGAACTGTTCCTGCTTCAACGAAAATTGTTTCCACAAAAGGCGATAAACTACCTGAAGGTTTTGCCAAACAGTCTGTTCTTGGATCTGACGAAACCGGTACGGGTGATTTTTTCGGCCCCATCACAGTCGCAGCTTGCTTTGTCCCCGCTGATAAAGTCGAACTCGCTTACGAACTTGGTGTAAAAGATTCTAAACAATTAACGGATGACTGGATGCGCAAAGTTGCACCAGACTTAAAAAGAGCTTTTGCTCATAGTGTGCTTACGTTAAAAAACGACAAATACAACAAAGTTCAAGCACAAGGTTGGTCGCAAGGAAAGATTAAAGCACTTCTTCACAACCAAGCACTCAAGCACGTACTTGCTAAAATCGCACCCGAGAAACCAGATGCGATTTTGATCGATCAATTTGCTGAACGAGCGATTTACTATAAGCACATTAAAGACGAAACGGAAATTGTTCGTGAAAATGTCTTATTCTCTACAAAAGCAGAAGGACTACACGTATCCGTTGCTTGTGCATCGATTATTGCCCGTGTTGCGTTTCTCGATGAAATGGACCGGATGAGTGCAGAAGCTGGCGTCACATTGCCAAAAGGTGCTGGAAAGATTGTAGATGAAGCGGCTGCGAAGATTTTATTAAAGCATGGAGAAGATTATTTGAAAGGGTTAACAAAATTTCATTTTGCGAATACGAAAAAAGCGATTGTGTTAGCTGAAAAACGAAGAAAATAA
- a CDS encoding type IV pilus modification PilV family protein yields the protein MKRLIKNERGISLVEILAAVVILGIVLVSVMTFFTQSAKFTASNHETLTAVQVGEEVVSKVRGVKSLTELTVSPQKFTGNATKVTSTTLHPEYTITIEKTQGVVKSKLQKVRIVVLAKNNASKPNSAFTTEMFYEVN from the coding sequence ATGAAGAGGCTAATAAAAAACGAAAGAGGGATATCTTTAGTAGAAATACTAGCTGCAGTGGTGATTTTAGGAATTGTCCTTGTTAGCGTCATGACTTTTTTCACTCAATCCGCAAAGTTTACTGCAAGCAATCATGAAACTTTAACGGCGGTTCAAGTTGGAGAAGAAGTGGTTTCTAAAGTAAGAGGGGTTAAATCTTTGACTGAGTTAACGGTTTCTCCGCAAAAATTTACTGGCAACGCTACAAAAGTTACTTCTACAACTTTGCATCCAGAATACACAATTACAATAGAAAAAACACAAGGTGTTGTTAAATCAAAATTACAAAAAGTGAGAATAGTGGTATTGGCAAAGAATAATGCCAGTAAGCCTAACTCTGCATTTACAACCGAAATGTTTTATGAGGTGAACTAG
- a CDS encoding type II secretion system protein, with the protein MRNENGITLVELLGVLVITSIIMVVIMSVFSTGANSSERTASRQQLQQESNLIVEQIRASYLKNEKDSAVERQFKVRVDGSKLLISRIDGSNENIISTGYQYSMGTGTGPAVVVFDRTKVSPFYLKTCSNNQCFEVQTSFSKLK; encoded by the coding sequence ATGAGAAACGAAAATGGAATTACATTAGTAGAACTTCTAGGTGTCTTAGTAATAACAAGTATCATTATGGTTGTTATAATGTCTGTTTTTTCAACTGGGGCGAATTCATCTGAACGCACTGCGAGTCGACAGCAACTTCAGCAAGAATCTAATTTAATCGTTGAACAAATACGAGCGAGTTATTTGAAGAACGAAAAGGATAGTGCGGTCGAGCGACAATTTAAAGTTAGAGTTGATGGAAGTAAATTGTTAATTTCTAGAATTGATGGATCAAATGAAAATATTATATCGACAGGCTATCAATATAGTATGGGAACAGGAACGGGGCCAGCTGTTGTCGTTTTTGATAGAACTAAAGTTTCACCATTTTATTTGAAAACTTGCTCAAACAATCAGTGTTTTGAAGTGCAAACTTCGTTTAGTAAATTGAAATAG
- a CDS encoding TrmH family RNA methyltransferase gives MKRIESNQNSLVKHWKKLSTTRKERDKFAEFLVEGFHLTEEALRKKDLVKSLIVREGVDIPEGWDIEGVAHYSVTAAVAKEISETEHTQGIFAHCAQPEFTEDEQKSWTKLLMIDAVQDPGNIGTMIRTASASGIDAVILGKGCADPYNPKTVRSAQGSHFQIPIVKGELMEWTEQTKASGIPIFGTALQNSTPVHEAKTLEQFALIVGNEGSGVDPVLLQQTDQNLMVPLYGSAESLNVAVATGILLYSLVPKN, from the coding sequence ATGAAAAGAATTGAATCAAATCAAAACTCACTCGTTAAGCATTGGAAAAAGCTTAGCACTACACGGAAAGAGCGCGATAAATTCGCGGAATTTTTAGTAGAAGGATTTCATTTAACCGAAGAAGCACTGCGTAAAAAAGATCTTGTGAAATCACTAATCGTGCGCGAAGGCGTCGACATTCCAGAAGGCTGGGATATAGAAGGCGTTGCACATTATTCGGTGACTGCTGCTGTGGCGAAAGAAATTTCGGAAACCGAGCATACGCAAGGAATTTTCGCACATTGCGCGCAACCCGAATTTACTGAAGACGAACAAAAGTCATGGACAAAGCTATTGATGATTGATGCGGTTCAAGATCCAGGCAATATCGGCACTATGATTCGCACAGCTTCAGCGAGCGGTATTGACGCAGTGATACTTGGTAAGGGCTGCGCAGATCCGTACAACCCAAAAACGGTTCGTTCGGCACAAGGTTCGCATTTCCAGATTCCCATCGTAAAAGGGGAGTTGATGGAATGGACCGAACAAACAAAAGCGAGCGGCATTCCTATTTTCGGGACAGCGCTTCAAAACTCTACGCCGGTTCATGAAGCAAAAACGCTTGAGCAGTTTGCGTTAATTGTTGGCAATGAAGGCAGTGGGGTGGATCCGGTTCTCCTGCAACAAACCGATCAAAACTTAATGGTTCCGCTTTACGGCAGTGCAGAATCGTTAAATGTGGCAGTCGCTACAGGGATTTTATTGTATAGCTTAGTTCCGAAAAACTAA
- the pheT gene encoding phenylalanine--tRNA ligase subunit beta codes for MLVSINWLKDYVNTQQLPPAELGEKITRSGIEVDAVIDRSHGMTNVVVGYVESCVKHPEADKLSICQVDVGEETTQIICGAPNIAEGQKVIVARPGAKLPGGIKIKKAKLRGEESNGMICSLQELGIEGKLVPKAYAEGIYVLPKDAETGSDVIANFNLDDTVLELGLTPNRADAMSMLGVAYEVGAILSEDVKLPEISYKEATDTAASMLTLTVDAPEANPLYVAKVVRNIKVQESPMWLQQRLMAAGVRPHNNVVDVTNYVLMEYGQPLHAFDYDLLGTGNITVRHAKEGEMITTLDDAERKLSAHQLVITNGEKPVAIAGVMGGANSEVSDETTTVVIESAYFESGSVRQTSKDHGLRSDASSRFEKGVDPNRVIPAAERAAQLLSELAGGEVLSGSVVFDKVSKEEKIVKVSPDFINSRLGMKIAFEEMLDILNRLKFTTEAVNGQLVISVPTRRQDIQIPEDVIEEIARLHGYDEIPATLPEAETTPGGLTPYQAKRRIVRNFLEGAGLLQATTYSLTSEKSAKQFALEKTETTRLLMPMSEERSILRQSLLPHLLESVTYNTARRMDSVALYETGAVFLKGNDELLNEQEHLAVAITGLWLDNSWQGEKKPVDFFVLKGIVEALSAKLGVELTFERGQMDDLHPGRTAFVVLNGQRIGVIGQLHPSEQKARDLKTTVVMELNLAALLNLETEALVYTQVPRYPSMSRDVALVLSKFVEAATIENVIRSAGGKLLKDVRVFDLYEGDKMEEGKKSVAFSLTYFDPEKTLTDEEVTKAHEKVLAALTEVGAELRS; via the coding sequence ATGCTCGTATCCATAAATTGGTTGAAAGACTACGTAAACACACAACAATTACCACCTGCTGAATTAGGTGAAAAAATCACACGTTCAGGTATCGAAGTAGATGCAGTGATTGATCGTTCACACGGCATGACAAATGTCGTTGTGGGTTATGTTGAATCTTGTGTTAAACACCCTGAAGCTGATAAATTATCAATTTGCCAAGTAGATGTTGGAGAAGAAACAACGCAAATTATTTGTGGCGCTCCCAATATTGCAGAAGGCCAAAAAGTCATTGTGGCACGTCCTGGAGCGAAACTTCCAGGTGGCATAAAAATTAAAAAAGCGAAACTTCGCGGAGAAGAATCAAATGGCATGATTTGCTCGCTTCAAGAACTAGGCATCGAAGGCAAACTAGTACCAAAAGCTTACGCTGAAGGTATTTACGTATTACCAAAAGATGCAGAAACAGGTTCAGACGTTATTGCAAACTTCAATTTAGACGATACGGTTCTGGAACTTGGGTTAACACCAAACCGTGCAGATGCGATGAGCATGTTAGGTGTTGCTTATGAAGTGGGTGCCATTTTATCTGAAGACGTTAAATTACCGGAAATCAGCTACAAAGAAGCGACAGACACAGCGGCTTCTATGTTGACATTAACGGTTGATGCGCCTGAAGCCAATCCGTTGTATGTTGCTAAAGTGGTCCGTAATATTAAAGTACAAGAATCGCCAATGTGGCTGCAACAACGTTTAATGGCTGCAGGGGTTCGTCCGCATAATAATGTAGTCGACGTTACAAACTACGTATTAATGGAATATGGTCAGCCTCTTCACGCATTTGACTATGATTTGTTGGGCACAGGCAATATTACGGTTCGTCACGCTAAAGAAGGCGAAATGATTACAACTTTAGACGACGCGGAGCGTAAATTATCTGCTCATCAATTAGTTATTACAAATGGTGAAAAACCAGTTGCGATTGCTGGCGTTATGGGCGGGGCAAACTCAGAAGTAAGTGATGAGACAACAACTGTTGTAATCGAGTCTGCTTATTTTGAGTCGGGATCTGTTCGTCAAACTTCAAAAGATCACGGTCTTCGTAGCGATGCAAGTTCACGTTTTGAAAAAGGTGTAGATCCAAATCGTGTCATTCCAGCAGCTGAACGTGCAGCACAGTTATTGTCTGAACTAGCTGGTGGCGAAGTATTGTCTGGTTCTGTTGTATTCGATAAAGTGTCAAAAGAAGAAAAAATCGTTAAAGTATCTCCAGACTTTATTAATAGCCGTCTAGGTATGAAAATTGCCTTTGAAGAAATGTTAGACATTTTAAACCGTTTGAAATTCACGACAGAAGCCGTCAACGGTCAATTGGTCATTTCTGTACCAACGCGTCGTCAAGATATTCAAATTCCTGAAGACGTCATTGAAGAAATTGCGCGTTTGCACGGCTATGACGAAATTCCTGCCACATTACCAGAAGCGGAAACAACTCCTGGTGGCTTGACACCTTATCAAGCAAAACGCCGCATTGTTCGTAACTTTTTAGAAGGCGCAGGGTTGTTGCAAGCAACGACGTATTCGTTAACGTCTGAAAAGTCGGCAAAACAATTTGCGTTGGAAAAAACAGAAACGACACGTTTATTGATGCCAATGAGTGAAGAGCGTAGCATTTTGCGTCAAAGCTTATTGCCGCATTTATTGGAATCAGTTACGTATAATACGGCTAGAAGAATGGATTCGGTAGCGTTATATGAAACGGGAGCGGTATTCTTAAAAGGCAACGACGAACTATTAAACGAACAAGAACATTTAGCAGTGGCAATCACTGGACTGTGGCTCGACAATAGCTGGCAAGGCGAGAAAAAACCAGTCGACTTTTTCGTGCTGAAAGGCATTGTAGAAGCTCTTAGTGCGAAACTTGGCGTTGAGCTAACATTCGAACGCGGTCAAATGGACGACTTGCACCCAGGCAGAACTGCGTTTGTTGTATTGAATGGCCAACGTATTGGCGTCATCGGTCAATTGCACCCGTCTGAACAAAAAGCGCGTGACTTGAAAACGACAGTAGTAATGGAATTAAACTTAGCAGCTTTGTTGAATCTTGAGACAGAAGCGTTAGTTTACACACAAGTTCCACGTTATCCGTCTATGTCACGCGACGTTGCATTAGTTCTTTCTAAATTTGTAGAAGCTGCAACGATCGAAAATGTTATCCGCAGCGCAGGCGGTAAACTATTAAAAGATGTTCGCGTATTTGACCTTTACGAAGGTGACAAAATGGAAGAAGGCAAAAAGTCAGTAGCCTTCTCGTTAACGTACTTTGATCCTGAAAAAACATTGACGGACGAAGAAGTAACAAAAGCACATGAAAAAGTATTAGCCGCTTTAACAGAAGTTGGAGCAGAACTAAGAAGTTAA
- the zapA gene encoding cell division protein ZapA translates to MSEQHKIHTVVDIYGNTYKMVGTETSGHMRLVASMVDSKMREINALNPSLDQAKLAVLTASNAVHDYLKLKEQVEQLENELKKLKG, encoded by the coding sequence TTGTCAGAGCAACATAAAATTCACACGGTCGTTGACATCTATGGCAACACCTATAAAATGGTTGGAACCGAAACTTCTGGTCATATGCGTCTTGTAGCATCGATGGTCGATAGCAAAATGCGCGAGATTAATGCTTTGAATCCATCACTAGATCAAGCGAAGCTTGCTGTCTTGACGGCATCAAATGCGGTACATGACTATCTTAAACTGAAAGAGCAAGTAGAACAATTAGAAAATGAATTGAAAAAACTGAAAGGTTGA